A genome region from Coffea arabica cultivar ET-39 chromosome 7e, Coffea Arabica ET-39 HiFi, whole genome shotgun sequence includes the following:
- the LOC113700926 gene encoding uncharacterized protein: MQRQSSNRNQGAKAGDQVATTIQQMTNILAQLVEQQGQTPVNQLRNPENVEDRALERFQKFVPPKFLGGPDPETDEHWLEAMVDIFMALNYTEERQVAFAVFQFERPALAWWNVIRAKWEREHTTWIWVNFMREFNEKYFPPLVQEKREDDFIRLRQGTLSVAEYETQFTKLSKFAPELVLTEQRRMRRFIQGLNLEIKEASAAA, from the coding sequence ATGCAGCGGCAGAGCAGCAACAGGAACCAAGGGGCCAAAGCAGGGGATCAAGTAGCAACGACAATacaacaaatgactaatattttaGCGCAATTGGTAGAGCAACAAGGCCAAACTCCAGTGAATCAGCTTAGGAACCCTGAAAACGTTGAGGACAGGGCTCTAgagcgttttcaaaagtttgttcCTCCTAAgttccttggagggcctgatccagagaCCGATGAGCATTGGTTGGAGGCTATGGTTGATATTTTTATGGCCTTGAATTATACGGAGGAAAGACAAGTggcatttgctgtctttcaatttGAGAGACCCGCTTTggcgtggtggaatgttattagggCAAAATGGGAGAGAGAACATACAACATGGATTTGGGTAAACTTTatgagagagtttaatgagaaatacttCCCACCTCTAGtccaagagaagagagaggatgattttATTAGGTTACGTCAGGGAACCTTAAGCGTAGCCGAATATGAAACCCAATTCACTAAATTatctaaatttgctcctgaactagTGCTTACGGAGCAGAGGAGGatgagacggtttatacaggggttgaatttggagatcaaAGAAGCTTCAGCAGCTGCTTGA